Proteins encoded in a region of the Pieris brassicae chromosome 3, ilPieBrab1.1, whole genome shotgun sequence genome:
- the LOC123706652 gene encoding serine/arginine repetitive matrix protein 2 isoform X2 has product MPSNKKLMSKMKQLAHCILVVHMVEFLEAYCTPRDTARRSPQHKRRSRVPRRSPDTKWRYDSRRQNYDLDRRSYEYESRKYFGREYDKDSGRRAFDAESARRRADYESARRTDFDLSAPESRRSPESAPEGSAESPPEPAPSAPLRQERPLRHRSQPYYESESSTDDRSSSSEEEEEDDEFGEFDPFATAPSLHSPDSGRSDPRYANAPRRNPSPYYYGDLFKTSAPAPAPAAAASSTSSSRGPRYRKSASLDAPHVAQRPNLPKRFSVAEDGFRELERSSSSSGESAWMPPRRRGRDAAGCACAAPEHVDEHHASRSVFYVPAPLPRWPQEMTTRKIYETAFDCKIARSDDDLDDFDRVSNHPALLQAEERKLITSAQSAFEAVERSEPDYKGRRKVTMKTDSVRRSKIPTIRQKRENETNTTVLSEDLEKLHIIDDDDRTASTSQLPLRGYTPSPPSTAPLPTKFQQKDGSAMNSIKSAPNLPQSQPAHPRLKDLRLPVKSLRARDTPTSSDASMTDAKASVSTDLDLGQRLRDSSRESRDGDDERGQSKDGIFLEIKGRPTSDSDTPELNRYSGPKGVGPIMEFKGRPGIVRPRRKYSSTESMATSSSGGSMESLRSSNSEGDRSSSSSEGRHSSSLSSHSSDSGNVPFAKSHHMHLTGFGHHPAKLHILSPISDKSSQEPASETSDNNKNNNSQKVSPEDGEIGNNTVQTTVEIVAKPKRRALQNRNLLNLTFRHSTPGDTEIQGSDSGISIHSREGVDSRNAFINFKNSNTEEVRKDEAVDLSDLPFDMPKLRRRRAEAEVDLRTLPFDMPKLRRKLRGQSLQLNSDFGDAISNASSSQSVQDLNRDKHREKLTLNFNSGSSGSNGSKGLHLNLGPIAPPRDLVDASLPLDRQGWYHGTLSRVEAESLLRDAEEGAFLVRNSESAKHDYSLSLKSTRGFMHMRICRGSDGYTLGGASTAFPTVPALMRHYVTAQRLPVRGAEHMALSTPLPAVML; this is encoded by the exons ATGCCTTCTAATAAGAAGCTAATGTCAAAGATGAAGCAATTAGCACATTGTATTTTAGTTGTGCATATG GTCGAGTTTTTAGAAGCATACTGCACACCTCGGGACACGGCCCGTAGATCACCACAACACAAGCGCCGCTCAAGAGTGCCGCGCCGTTCCCCTGATACCAAATGGCGATACGATTCCAGACGTCAAAACTACGACTTGGATAGGCGTTCCTACGAGTACGAATCCAGGAAATACTTTGGAAGAGAATACGATAAGGATTCGGGACGCCGAGCTTTCGACGCTGAGTCGGCGAGGCGACGCGCTGACTACGAATCAGCTAGACGCACAGATTTTGATTTATCCGCACCGGAGTCCAGGCGAAGCCCCGAGAGCGCTCCAGAAGGGTCTGCTGAGTCACCGCCCGAACCAGCACCATCTGCGCCTTTACGACAGGAAAGGCCCTTAAGACATCGCTCACAGCCGTATTACGAGTCTG aATCATCTACAGACGATAGATCTTCATCTAGTGAAGAGGAAGAAGAAGACGACGAATTTGGTGAATTCGATCCATTTGCAACTGCACCGTCCTTACATTCGCCCGACAGTGGACGCTCTGATCCACGCTACGCTAACGCCCCTCGCAGAAATCCTAGTCCATACTATTACGGCGATCTGTTTAAAACCTCTGCACCAGCTCCAGCTCCGGCAGCTGCAGCATCTTCAACGTCATCGTCGCGAGGTCCGAGATACAGAAAGTCAGCCAGCCTTGACGCTCCCCACGTTGCTCAAAGACCAAATCTGCCAAAACGCTTCTCAGTGGCTGAAGATGGCTTTCGTGAGCTAGAACGATCGTCATCTTCGTCTGGCGAGAGCGCGTGGATGCCGCCGAGGCGTCGTGGGCGCGACGCGGCCGGCTGCGCGTGCGCCGCGCCCGAACATGTAGATGAGCATCACGCGTCTCGTAGTGTTTTTTATGTGCCGGCTCCTCTGCCCCGCTGGCCTCAAGAGATGACCACTCGAAAGATATACGAGACCGCTTTTGACTGCAAAATTGCACGCTCTGATGACGACTTGGACGATTTTGATCGCGTCAGCAACCATCCGGCCCTATTACAGGCTGAGGAACGTAAACTTATTACCTCGGCACAATCAGCATTTGAAGCTGTTGAACGCAGTGAGCCTGACTACAAGGGTCGTCGCAAGGTGACCATGAAAACGGATAGTGTACGACGTTCCAAGATACCCACGATTCGTCAAAAAAGAGAAAATGAAACAAACACTACCGTATTATCCGAAGACTTAGaaaaattacacattataGACGATGACGATAGGACAGCGTCTACGTCACAATTACCTTTAAGAGGTTACACACCGTCACCACCGTCGACAGCGCCACTGCCGACAAAATTTCAGCAAAAAGATGGCTCTGCGATGAATAGTATTAAGAGTGCTCCTAATTTACCGCAATCCCAGCCGGCTCATCCACGTTTGAAGGACTTAAGATTACCTGTAAAATCACTACGGGCTCGAGACACGCCAACTAGCAGCGACGCTAGCATGACAGACGCCAAGGCATCTGTCTCAACTGACCTAGACCTTGGTCAGAGACTCAGGGACTCATCTCGAGAGTCCCGTGATGGTGACGATGAAAGAGGACAGTCAAAAgacggtatttttttagaGATTAAGGGTCGACCCACTTCCGATTCAGACACCCCAGAATTGAATCGGTACTCAGGGCCAAAGGGGGTCGGCCCTATAATGGAGTTTAAAGGCAGGCCCGGTATAGTGCGCCCTCGTCGAAAGTATTCCAGCACTGAGAGTATGGCTACTAGCAGCAGTGGAGGAAGTATGGAATCACTGAGAAGCAGCAATAGCGAAGGTGATCGAAGTAGTAGTAGTTCTGAAGGCAGACATTCTTCTTCTCTCAGTTCACACAGCTCGGATTCTGGAAACGTTCCATTTGCTAAATCACACCACATGCATTTGACGGGGTTTGGGCATCATCCGGCTAAACTGCATATTTTAAGCCCTATATCTGATAAGTCTTCACAAGAGCCAGCGTCGGAAACGTctgataacaataaaaataataattcacaaaaagtttcacccGAGGACGGCGAAATAGGAAATAACACCGTACAAACTACCGTGGAAATTGTGGCTAAGCCTAAACGACGGGCTTTGCAAAATCGGAATTTATTGAATCTCACATTTAGACATTCGACACCTGGGGATACTGAGATTCAAGGCTCCGACAGTGGTATTTCTATTCACTCCCGAGAGGGGGTCGATTCGAGGAACGCTttcatcaattttaaaaatagcaaCACGGAGGAAGTTCGTAAGGATGAAGCTGTGGACCTATCCGATCTTCCATTCGATATGCCAAAACTACGTAGACGGCGGGCCGAGGCCGAAGTTGATCTACGTACCTTGCCATTTGATATGCCAAAACTACGTCGAAAGTTGCGCGGCCAGTCTTTACAACTAAACAGTGATTTCGGTGACGCAATATCGAACGCTTCATCCAGCCAAAGTGTTCAAGACTTAAACCGAG ataaacaCCGAGAAAAGCTGACATTGAATTTCAATAGCGGCAGCAGTGGCTCGAACGGATCTAAAggattacatttgaatttgggACCCATCGCTCCGCCTCGAGATTTGGTTGATGCATcacttccacttgaccgtcaagg GTGGTATCATGGAACGTTGTCGCGCGTGGAAGCTGAGAGTCTGTTGAGAGACGCAGAAGAGGGCGCTTTCTTGGTTCGGAACAGTGAATCGGCCAAACATGATTATTCCCTTAGTTTAAA ATCGACACGTGGCTTCATGCACATGCGTATATGTCGCGGGAGCGACGGATACACCCTGGGTGGGGCTTCGACCGCCTTCCCCACGGTCCCGGCTCTGATGAGGCATTACGTCACAGCTCAAAGGCTGCCCGTCAGGGGTGCAGAGCACATGGCGCTGTCAACCCCACTACCGGCCGTCATGCTTTGA